The Candidatus Margulisiibacteriota bacterium sequence TAATTACAGAGTTGTCTTTCAAACTATTCCGATCATTACAATAACTGAAAAGAATTGTTGTTAATTCTGGTATCGAAGCAAAATGTTCTATAAGATTTGAATACAAACCAAGTTTCTGTCCGATATAATCTTTAAATACATCAATATCATTGCCCCTCCGAAAGTTCTGGTCAAAACTCAAATGATCTGTATATTTTCTTTCGACTTGAGAATGGAAACTTATAATTTTTTTATAGTTAACCATAGGAGCACCTTTCATATTAATTATTCCCACGTAAATTATTTGTGAAACTTATGGCCTCCTCGAGTCAGATATGGCATCCATTGCGCGAATTGTTGGCCCTTCCTCAGCTCAACTCCATTTCGGTTACGCGACAGGTTGAATTGTGGTAACATATTACAGTAATGACATCCTTGGACAGATACATATTTTAAGGAGACTGGAACGATGAACACCTGGATTTATAACGAATTCAAACATTGCGGAGTTGATTACGCGGATGTTAAACAAGCGGAAAACTATGATAACCAACATCAAAAGTTTAGGAATTACGAGCAGGAACTCATTGGCATGATAGAGTTTCTGTCATTGCAGAATACGCAGGAGATGACACTCATTGATTTGGGGTGCGGAACCGGAGCTACGGCAATTTTGGCTTCGGCAAAATTCAAAAGAATATATGCGGTTGATGTTTCGGAAGTAATGATAAATCAGGCAAAAACTAAAATGGCTACCATTAATAACATCGAATTTATAAATTCCGGTTTTTTAAGTTATGAACATAAAGCTGAACCCGCAGATATAGTGTTAACAAAAGCAGCATTTCATCATTTACCGGATTTCTGGAAACAAATAGCACTGATAAACATGAACAAAATGCTCAAACCCGGAGGAATTCTTTATATTTTCGATATCGTTTTTCATTTTGAACCAACCGAATACAAGAATAAAATTAATGATTGGGTAACAGGATTTGAAATAAAAGCCGGTAAAGAATTCAGAACAGAAGTTGAAACACATATTAGAGATGAGTTCAGTACCTTTAATTGGGTAATGGAAGGAATGCTGAAAAAAGCAGGATTCATAATTGAAAAAAGCAGAACAAGTGACGGATTTATAACTGAATATTTTTGTAAAAAAGTTGAATAAACAATAATAACTGATAAATAAGGATATGTTTATGTGCCGGGATAGTAATAGTACGCCAGACCAGGACAAAGCCAGCATTAATAAATGGTTAAATAAAGAGCGCGACACCAATAAGCAGGCTGATGAGTATAATGACAAAAAAGGCACCACTGACGATGGACAGTGGCCGGAATGGTATCGACGGGCAAGGAAATAGTCCGGACTAGCTGGAACGCGCTTGAAGCATCTATTTTTACCGCGCTAATTCATCTAATCTGGCGTAAAGTTCCCTATCATCTATGTTTCTCATTTTTTTGGCATTCTGAAAATCTTCCGGGTCCAGATTATTTTTTTTCAAAAACTCTATGATGATTTCGCTGGCTAATGCCGGATCTTTATATTGATTCAATAAATCAAGAAACGATTCATCAAGCTCGTATCCCTCATCATCATTATCCGACAAATCCTCA is a genomic window containing:
- a CDS encoding class I SAM-dependent methyltransferase; amino-acid sequence: MNTWIYNEFKHCGVDYADVKQAENYDNQHQKFRNYEQELIGMIEFLSLQNTQEMTLIDLGCGTGATAILASAKFKRIYAVDVSEVMINQAKTKMATINNIEFINSGFLSYEHKAEPADIVLTKAAFHHLPDFWKQIALINMNKMLKPGGILYIFDIVFHFEPTEYKNKINDWVTGFEIKAGKEFRTEVETHIRDEFSTFNWVMEGMLKKAGFIIEKSRTSDGFITEYFCKKVE